The proteins below come from a single Oryzomicrobium terrae genomic window:
- the ccoG gene encoding cytochrome c oxidase accessory protein CcoG, whose amino-acid sequence MSVPQSLAIPAADPAVSVHTQPISPPRPGRRGKQGKIYTRETSGRFNRLRWGMVIVTQLIFYGLCWLPWDGRQAVLFDLGDYKFHIFGLVLWPQDALYMAIVLVVAALALFWVTALAGRVFCGFACPQTVYTEMFMWIENRIEGDRVARMRRDSAPSTPAGLALKAAKHGAWWMLALWTGVTFVGYFTPVREVVTGAFQGQLGPWEWFWLFFYATFTYLQAGLLREKVCQHMCPYSRFQTAMFDDRTKVVAYDVARGEPRGALRSAANSGDCVDCSVCVQVCPTGIDIRQGLQYPCINCGLCIDGCDQIMDKLGRPRGLIRFAAESAGQPLAVTSGAATTARSTTKSMPTTTAKGWHPRLWVYGALMVFFTGLGIYVLLHRVPLQVDVLRDRGALFREVEDGRVENAYRLHILNMDQIPHRFRVTVEGLPSARVVAGEVLDVAGGSTASLPVTVQAEAAAGRAGANPVQFTISSEEAADGRDQNLQVRENSVFMLP is encoded by the coding sequence ATGTCTGTCCCCCAATCCCTTGCCATCCCCGCCGCTGACCCGGCGGTCTCTGTCCACACCCAGCCCATTTCGCCGCCCCGGCCTGGCCGCCGCGGCAAGCAGGGCAAGATCTACACCCGGGAGACCTCCGGGCGCTTTAACCGCCTGCGCTGGGGCATGGTGATCGTCACCCAGCTGATTTTCTACGGTCTCTGCTGGTTGCCCTGGGATGGCCGCCAGGCAGTGCTGTTCGATCTGGGCGACTACAAGTTTCATATCTTCGGCCTGGTGCTGTGGCCCCAGGACGCCCTGTACATGGCCATCGTGCTGGTGGTGGCGGCCCTGGCCCTGTTCTGGGTGACGGCCCTGGCCGGCCGGGTGTTCTGCGGCTTTGCCTGTCCCCAGACGGTCTACACCGAGATGTTCATGTGGATCGAGAACCGCATCGAGGGTGATCGGGTGGCCCGCATGCGCCGCGACAGCGCGCCGTCCACCCCTGCCGGTCTGGCCCTCAAGGCGGCCAAGCACGGCGCCTGGTGGATGCTGGCGCTGTGGACCGGTGTCACCTTCGTTGGCTATTTCACTCCGGTGCGCGAGGTGGTGACGGGGGCCTTTCAGGGCCAACTGGGGCCGTGGGAATGGTTCTGGCTGTTCTTCTACGCCACCTTCACCTACCTGCAGGCCGGCCTGTTGCGGGAAAAGGTGTGCCAGCACATGTGCCCCTACTCGCGCTTCCAGACGGCGATGTTCGATGACCGGACCAAGGTGGTGGCCTACGACGTGGCCCGGGGCGAGCCCCGTGGCGCCCTGCGCAGCGCGGCAAATAGCGGCGATTGCGTCGATTGCAGCGTGTGCGTGCAGGTTTGTCCCACCGGCATCGACATCCGCCAGGGGTTGCAGTACCCGTGCATCAACTGCGGACTGTGCATCGACGGCTGCGATCAGATCATGGACAAGCTGGGCCGGCCCCGGGGCTTGATCCGCTTTGCTGCCGAGAGCGCCGGGCAACCGCTGGCGGTGACATCGGGCGCGGCCACGACGGCGCGGTCGACGACGAAATCCATGCCGACCACGACGGCCAAGGGCTGGCATCCCCGGCTGTGGGTCTATGGGGCCCTGATGGTGTTCTTCACCGGCCTGGGCATTTACGTCCTGCTGCACCGGGTGCCGTTGCAGGTGGATGTGCTGCGCGACCGGGGGGCCCTGTTCCGCGAAGTCGAGGACGGTCGGGTGGAGAATGCCTACCGCCTGCACATCCTCAACATGGACCAGATTCCCCACCGCTTCCGCGTTACGGTGGAGGGGCTGCCGTCCGCCCGGGTGGTGGCCGGCGAAGTGCTGGACGTGGCCGGCGGGAGCACCGCCAGCCTGCCGGTGACCGTGCAGGCCGAGGCCGCTGCGGGCCGGGCCGGGGCCAATCCGGTGCAATTCACCATCAGCAGCGAAGAAGCGGCCGATGGCCGCGACCAAAACCTGCAGGTGAGGGAAAATAGCGTTTTCATGCTTCCCTGA
- a CDS encoding thioredoxin family protein, whose product MPASPLIRFEDLPASTGVGGGGAGEVVLVLCAAWCGTCRGFETIAKTVAERSSCGAWAWIDIEDAADALPSLDVETFPSLAVVRGGELRFYGPILPDATVLDRTVRAALEGGGAPVLPDGHAVEEGEELVGLARRVEAWRQG is encoded by the coding sequence ATGCCTGCCTCGCCCCTGATCCGTTTCGAAGACCTGCCTGCCAGCACCGGGGTGGGGGGCGGGGGGGCTGGCGAGGTGGTATTGGTGCTGTGCGCCGCCTGGTGCGGCACTTGCCGCGGCTTCGAGACGATCGCCAAGACCGTCGCCGAACGTAGCAGCTGTGGCGCCTGGGCCTGGATCGACATCGAGGATGCGGCGGACGCCCTGCCCAGCCTGGATGTGGAAACCTTCCCGTCCCTGGCGGTGGTGCGGGGTGGTGAATTGCGCTTCTACGGCCCGATCCTGCCGGATGCCACGGTGCTCGACCGGACGGTGCGTGCCGCCCTGGAAGGCGGCGGCGCGCCGGTGCTGCCCGACGGCCATGCCGTGGAAGAGGGCGAGGAGTTGGTCGGCCTGGCCCGGCGGGTGGAGGCCTGGCGCCAGGGCTAG
- a CDS encoding PLP-dependent aminotransferase family protein, with protein MSAPRYESLANELLLLIANGVLRAGDRLPSVRATCRSHTLSPATVLQAYYLLERRGLVEARPKSGYYVRPRPARHLPEPRQTRPTSESTQVDISDFVFDVLYASRDQSVVPLGSGFPSPELFPLDKLARHLGAAARHMDAWATVRDLPPGNDALRRQIALRYLAAGAPVSPQEIVITNGAMEALNLCLQAVAQPGDLVAVESPTFYASLQAIERLQLKAVEIPTHPREGVSLTALAKVLEQQPVKACLLMLNFQNPLGSRVPEDKRRELLALLARHDVPLIEDDVYAELHFDGELLSSKTLDGAGRVLHCGSFAKCLAPGYRVGWVAAGRYTRSVERLKFMTSLASNIPTQIALADYLQQGGFEPHLRRLRRALAQQQAQLMEAVARHFPAETRVSRPEGGYFLWLELPEGTDTLVLHRRALAQGISIAPGPIFSAKREYRNCLRLNFGHPWDERLDTAVAALGRLVADAA; from the coding sequence ATGAGCGCGCCCCGCTACGAATCCCTCGCCAACGAACTGCTCCTGCTGATCGCCAATGGCGTGCTGCGCGCCGGCGACCGGCTGCCCTCGGTGCGCGCCACCTGCCGGAGCCATACCCTGAGCCCGGCCACGGTGCTGCAAGCCTACTACCTGCTGGAACGGCGCGGTCTGGTGGAAGCCAGGCCCAAATCCGGCTACTACGTGCGTCCCCGCCCCGCCCGCCACCTGCCCGAGCCGCGTCAGACCCGGCCCACCTCGGAATCGACCCAGGTGGACATCAGCGATTTCGTTTTCGACGTGCTCTACGCCAGCCGCGACCAGAGCGTGGTGCCCCTCGGCTCGGGCTTTCCCAGCCCGGAGCTGTTTCCCCTGGACAAGCTCGCCCGCCACCTGGGGGCCGCCGCCCGGCACATGGACGCCTGGGCCACGGTGCGCGACCTGCCGCCCGGCAACGACGCCCTGCGCCGCCAGATCGCCCTGCGCTACCTGGCGGCCGGCGCCCCGGTCAGCCCCCAGGAAATCGTCATCACCAACGGCGCCATGGAAGCCCTCAACCTGTGCCTGCAGGCCGTGGCCCAGCCCGGCGACCTGGTGGCGGTGGAATCCCCCACCTTCTACGCCAGCCTGCAGGCCATCGAGCGCCTGCAATTGAAGGCGGTGGAAATCCCCACCCATCCCCGGGAAGGGGTGAGCCTCACCGCCCTGGCCAAGGTTCTGGAGCAGCAGCCAGTGAAAGCCTGCCTGCTCATGCTCAACTTCCAGAATCCCCTGGGCAGCCGGGTGCCGGAGGACAAGCGGCGGGAGCTGCTGGCCCTGCTCGCCCGCCACGACGTGCCCCTGATCGAGGACGACGTCTATGCCGAGTTGCACTTCGACGGCGAGCTGCTCTCCAGCAAGACCCTGGACGGGGCCGGCCGGGTGCTCCACTGCGGCTCCTTCGCCAAGTGTCTGGCGCCGGGCTACCGGGTCGGCTGGGTGGCCGCCGGGCGCTACACCCGCAGCGTCGAGCGGCTGAAGTTCATGACCTCCCTGGCCAGCAACATCCCGACCCAGATCGCCCTGGCCGACTACCTGCAGCAAGGTGGCTTCGAGCCCCACCTGCGCCGCCTGCGGCGCGCCCTGGCGCAGCAGCAGGCCCAACTGATGGAGGCGGTGGCGCGCCACTTCCCGGCCGAGACCCGGGTCAGCCGCCCCGAGGGGGGCTATTTCCTGTGGCTGGAGCTGCCCGAGGGCACCGACACCCTGGTCCTGCACCGGCGCGCGCTGGCCCAGGGCATCAGCATCGCCCCGGGGCCGATCTTCTCGGCCAAGCGCGAGTACCGGAACTGCCTGCGCCTCAACTTCGGCCACCCCTGGGACGAGCGCCTGGACACTGCGGTGGCCGCCCTGGGCCGCTTGGTGGCGGACGCGGCCTAG